Within the Zea mays cultivar B73 chromosome 10, Zm-B73-REFERENCE-NAM-5.0, whole genome shotgun sequence genome, the region GGAGTACCTCTAATTAAATGTTTTAGGAAGAATAATTCATTCCAGCAAATCAATTAATAATTTTGTTATTATTTGTTTTGGGATTCAAGTTAAATTCTAGTTCCAAAGTTTAGGTCAAATTTTAAGCTaccaaactttttatattattCCCTATTTACTTTAGGGAAATAGACCCTATAAAAAAGGGTTCATTTGTTTAGAAGACATTTTATCCGAATATTTTTGGAGAACTTCTACAAATTCCAAAATAGGTTTTTTGGGTGTTTACAGTATTACGGAGGTTAAGAGCTGATATTGGTATATAGAGATCAGTCAATATCGTGTGACATAGGCCATGCTCAGTACAACATATATGGTCGTGTAAATCACTGTTTTACACGGTAGACTGCATTATTTATAAAATGGTATTTGAAATACAGAGTCGGAGGTAGAATACGAAGACCGCTGGATATAGCCTTGAGAGCGAGAATGAGCTAGGTGGTGGAAAAGTAGTGACATGAATGGAACCGTACAAACCCATATGGCAGAGACCAGAGAGGCAGGGCTCCGCTGATGTCATCATCAGGTGCAACAAGAGCCCTGCTAATTCCCTAGTGGTTTATTACTGATGGAAGGTCGCAGTAGCTGGTAGCTGCTCGTGACGACGAAGGAGGATGCAATCCAAAATCCAATGACACAATCAGCAGCACCTCCTAGGGATGCAGAGGTGCCCGGTCATGTGCCAGCTCTCGCCGCCGTCCGGGTACGCGTAGGGGCACGCCGGCGTGTACGAGTCTTTCTTCACCAGCATGTTCCACTGCGCGTTGGGATCATCCGTGGCAAACACCGTCCACGTCGGCGTCGAGTACTCGTAGCGGCTGTGCGTGACCCGGTGGAACTTCTTCACGTCCTTGTTCTTGCTCGCATCCTCCGGGTCGATGTCCACCACGAAGATGTCGCCGTAGGGCCGCACGGAGTGGATGAAGAGCGGCAGCGAGATGGGGTCGGCCGACACAGCGGCGAGGTCGGACGTCACGACGATGCTCCTGCCGTCCGGGCTGAACACCGGGTGGTTCACGTGCCCACCGAGGTCGTCGCCGCTCCGTATCACCCGGATCACCACCGTCGGGTCGCTCGCCTTCACCATGAACACCGCGAAGTAGCCCGGATCCAGGCCGTTGTCCAGTTCCGGTGCGTCCTTGGGTTTGTCCCGCGTTGACGAGAAGACGATCCAGTCCCCGCTGGGCGACCACTGGCAGTGCGTGTCCGTCCACTCCCCGTTGGTCAGCCGCGTCACCGTGCCGTCGCCATACTCGCCCACCTCCGCGTTCTCCGCGATGTACAGGTTCTTGTGCTTCTTGTCGCCGCCGTCCCTGGTCGACCGGAACACGAACCTGTTCCCGTCGGGGCTGCTCGACGGGAAAGCGTTGTTGAACTTGCCCTTGGTGAGCTGTCGGCGCTGCCGCGCGCCGCTGGACACGTTGGGGATGGCGCAGATCTCCAGCGGCTTGCCGGCGTTGAAGGAGGGGCCCATGCACACGTACAGGATGTCCTTGTCGGGGTTCTGGTTCCACATCGGCGAGAAAATGTTGTCGGGGCCCTTGGTCTCGTACACCACGCGCAGACCCTGGCTGTCGGCGACCCACACCGCCTTGAACTCGTTGTCCACGAACGCCAGCTTCGACCCGTCCTTGGAGATGGTTGGGAACACGCCAGACACCCGGAACAGTCCCACGTCCTTCACCGGCGACTCAATCTTGTCGAAGTTCCGCGAGAGCACGTCGTCGCCGGGTTTCACGAGGTCGCTCCTGGCGCGGTGGTAGCCGACGCGGACGCCGTCGTCCAGGACGAAGGGGTTGAAGTGGTCCGCCTTGGGCCTCGTCTTCTGGGTCACCTGCACCGACGGCTGCCCCGCCGCGGCCGCCGTGTCGAAGATCTCGATGTGGCGGTACTGCGCCTCCACGCGGACGTCGCTGAACTTGGACTTCTGCCGAATGGTCGCTACCGCAACCTTGGTGTCGCTGATGGCTGCCGGCGTCATCGCGTCGAAGGCCTCCGGCGTCACCCGCACCGTCTCGTTCGTCCTCGTGTCGTGGCGGAAGACTCCCCAGGTCTCGcccaccttc harbors:
- the LOC103641407 gene encoding uncharacterized protein, with the translated sequence MGESRGSIAFFATYRPPVPLDIFSVPIPPSSIRDEVHLTDGVSYNYNCRPIPKDALKSLLKRPKLAADGGATDADVDSGRVSGLLFVSERDDGLETLRVALHFKDSGEQACKVFSLADVFGAADFSGVRLEDSGCVGGGYKVGSRTVDHSLIYVSTKEPVQERRSPWTVVYKTNLRTGKTERLTPKGQFDLSPAVSPSGKKVAMATFRPEGWEGEIEDLQTDIFVMNVERPPMRKRLIRNGGWPSWASEDVIFFHRKVGETWGVFRHDTRTNETVRVTPEAFDAMTPAAISDTKVAVATIRQKSKFSDVRVEAQYRHIEIFDTAAAAGQPSVQVTQKTRPKADHFNPFVLDDGVRVGYHRARSDLVKPGDDVLSRNFDKIESPVKDVGLFRVSGVFPTISKDGSKLAFVDNEFKAVWVADSQGLRVVYETKGPDNIFSPMWNQNPDKDILYVCMGPSFNAGKPLEICAIPNVSSGARQRRQLTKGKFNNAFPSSSPDGNRFVFRSTRDGGDKKHKNLYIAENAEVGEYGDGTVTRLTNGEWTDTHCQWSPSGDWIVFSSTRDKPKDAPELDNGLDPGYFAVFMVKASDPTVVIRVIRSGDDLGGHVNHPVFSPDGRSIVVTSDLAAVSADPISLPLFIHSVRPYGDIFVVDIDPEDASKNKDVKKFHRVTHSRYEYSTPTWTVFATDDPNAQWNMLVKKDSYTPACPYAYPDGGESWHMTGHLCIPRRCC